In Mixophyes fleayi isolate aMixFle1 chromosome 4, aMixFle1.hap1, whole genome shotgun sequence, the following proteins share a genomic window:
- the LOC142151374 gene encoding CD209 antigen-like protein C isoform X3, whose protein sequence is MFRTLPTQDTEDTERIKIWKYGSYRRKDWLVLVALLCLWIILMSIVCAFYSAISGHLEEMKQRNREMNLKLSQANETAEKAQEQLRDKIKEIYDLVRPRCPTGWKAIGPQCYYLSVNTMTWKEAVDICVTQQAQLIILRSKAEMDALLPLFMGQSFWIGLTSSNNSWRWIDGTDLAFSNWSPGEPNNVSGKELCAEIKSNGWNDVDCAMRNNYICMRA, encoded by the exons ATGTTTAGAACGTTACCAACTCAGGATACAGAAGACACAGAAAGGATTAAGATATGGAAAT ATGGCTCCTACCGGCGGAAGGATTGGCTTGTGCTAGTGGCTCTTCTATGTCTCTGGATAATCCTGATGAGCATTGTATGTGCCTTCT ACTCAGCGATCTCTGGCCATCTGGAGGAAATGAAGCAGAGGAACAGAGAGATGAACTTGAAAT TATCACAGGCTAATGAGACTGCTGAGAAAGCTCAAGAACAGCTAAGGGACAAAATAAAAGAAATCTACGACTTGG TGAGACCAAGATGTCCAACAGGATGGAAAGCAATAGGTCCCCAATGTTACTATTTATCTGTGAATACTATGACGTGGAAGGAGGCTGTGGACATTTGCGTTACACAGCAAGCCCAGCTTATAATTCTGAGAAGCAAGGCAGAAATG GATGCCTTGCTGCCATTATTCATGGGACAGTCCTTCTGGATCGGCTTGACATCATCCAACAACTCTTGGAGATGGATTGATGGTACAGATCTTGCTTTCAG CAATTGGAGTCCTGGAGAGCCAAATAATGTCAGCGGAAAAGAATTGTGTGCGGAGATTAAATCAAACGGCTGGAATGACGTAGACTGCGCTATGAGGAATAACTACATCTGTATGCGGGCTTGA
- the LOC142151374 gene encoding CD209 antigen-like protein C isoform X1 — MSVYMNKDDSEQGPEDDDSIYTNVDMFRTLPTQDTEDTERIKIWKYGSYRRKDWLVLVALLCLWIILMSIVCAFYSAISGHLEEMKQRNREMNLKLSQANETAEKAQEQLRDKIKEIYDLVRPRCPTGWKAIGPQCYYLSVNTMTWKEAVDICVTQQAQLIILRSKAEMDALLPLFMGQSFWIGLTSSNNSWRWIDGTDLAFSNWSPGEPNNVSGKELCAEIKSNGWNDVDCAMRNNYICMRA; from the exons ATGAGTGTGTATATGAATAAAGATGACAGTG AACAAGGCCCAGAGGATGATGATAGCATTTACACAAATGTGGACATGTTTAGAACGTTACCAACTCAGGATACAGAAGACACAGAAAGGATTAAGATATGGAAAT ATGGCTCCTACCGGCGGAAGGATTGGCTTGTGCTAGTGGCTCTTCTATGTCTCTGGATAATCCTGATGAGCATTGTATGTGCCTTCT ACTCAGCGATCTCTGGCCATCTGGAGGAAATGAAGCAGAGGAACAGAGAGATGAACTTGAAAT TATCACAGGCTAATGAGACTGCTGAGAAAGCTCAAGAACAGCTAAGGGACAAAATAAAAGAAATCTACGACTTGG TGAGACCAAGATGTCCAACAGGATGGAAAGCAATAGGTCCCCAATGTTACTATTTATCTGTGAATACTATGACGTGGAAGGAGGCTGTGGACATTTGCGTTACACAGCAAGCCCAGCTTATAATTCTGAGAAGCAAGGCAGAAATG GATGCCTTGCTGCCATTATTCATGGGACAGTCCTTCTGGATCGGCTTGACATCATCCAACAACTCTTGGAGATGGATTGATGGTACAGATCTTGCTTTCAG CAATTGGAGTCCTGGAGAGCCAAATAATGTCAGCGGAAAAGAATTGTGTGCGGAGATTAAATCAAACGGCTGGAATGACGTAGACTGCGCTATGAGGAATAACTACATCTGTATGCGGGCTTGA
- the LOC142151374 gene encoding CD209 antigen-like protein C isoform X2: MNQQGPEDDDSIYTNVDMFRTLPTQDTEDTERIKIWKYGSYRRKDWLVLVALLCLWIILMSIVCAFYSAISGHLEEMKQRNREMNLKLSQANETAEKAQEQLRDKIKEIYDLVRPRCPTGWKAIGPQCYYLSVNTMTWKEAVDICVTQQAQLIILRSKAEMDALLPLFMGQSFWIGLTSSNNSWRWIDGTDLAFSNWSPGEPNNVSGKELCAEIKSNGWNDVDCAMRNNYICMRA; encoded by the exons AACAAGGCCCAGAGGATGATGATAGCATTTACACAAATGTGGACATGTTTAGAACGTTACCAACTCAGGATACAGAAGACACAGAAAGGATTAAGATATGGAAAT ATGGCTCCTACCGGCGGAAGGATTGGCTTGTGCTAGTGGCTCTTCTATGTCTCTGGATAATCCTGATGAGCATTGTATGTGCCTTCT ACTCAGCGATCTCTGGCCATCTGGAGGAAATGAAGCAGAGGAACAGAGAGATGAACTTGAAAT TATCACAGGCTAATGAGACTGCTGAGAAAGCTCAAGAACAGCTAAGGGACAAAATAAAAGAAATCTACGACTTGG TGAGACCAAGATGTCCAACAGGATGGAAAGCAATAGGTCCCCAATGTTACTATTTATCTGTGAATACTATGACGTGGAAGGAGGCTGTGGACATTTGCGTTACACAGCAAGCCCAGCTTATAATTCTGAGAAGCAAGGCAGAAATG GATGCCTTGCTGCCATTATTCATGGGACAGTCCTTCTGGATCGGCTTGACATCATCCAACAACTCTTGGAGATGGATTGATGGTACAGATCTTGCTTTCAG CAATTGGAGTCCTGGAGAGCCAAATAATGTCAGCGGAAAAGAATTGTGTGCGGAGATTAAATCAAACGGCTGGAATGACGTAGACTGCGCTATGAGGAATAACTACATCTGTATGCGGGCTTGA